The DNA segment GAAAGGTGTGACAAGCCCATTGCCTCTTCACGCTACATCATGACGAGGAACGCAACAATTAATATCGACACTCAGGAAGCAGAGTATGAAATCTGAAGCGTGAATTCACTGAACATCTTGCCACTCGGTCATCACCTTTTGTATATCAGCTGAACTCCGGTGGAGATGGCCTGGTATGCCTCACTGCCCAGGCTTCAACTGCCTCAACATGAGGTTGCTTGAGCACCAGACATGCTCTGTACTCAGCTAGCTTGTACTCGCAGCTTGGAAGCCTTCAATTGCGGGTATCTCATCTCCGTCATCATGCGGTTCTTCTAAACGTCCCCCTCCTTCTCACCCTGTCGAGCGTTTCCAGGTACGCTCTCGCCAGTAGCCACCATGTGAAGCGCCTTTGAATCCTTCGGGTTGACCATTTTGCATCGGCCATTCCCTCTACTCTCCGAACAACTTCCTCACTCTCTTCATTACACTATCTTTCTCCGGATCGTATGGGTGGTCTTTACTCGGGATTTCCAACAACGAAGGGAACGCCTCGTTGTATGCGTCGACTTTCGGTCGTATCCGGTCTGCGATCTGTGGGACACATGTATATCAGCTTCGGATCTCTTCCAAGGTTCATCTTGCTCGTGCATGTGCGCTCTTCCACATCGAAGCCCTGCCTATGCTGTCCTGATCACCCTGccctgctcttcctctccgaACGCCGCCGTCTTAAAGTAATGTATAACGATGCCACGTACATGTTGATTTATGAGTAGGATCGCAATatccttcctctccttcgTAAATTGTTCAAAGGCTCCTTCGATGGCGGAGTCCTGTGTCTTCGAGTCGACGACGAGGTAGTTCTTCTGCGAGTCGGGTGGATCGGTGACGTGCTATAGAAGCCCTTCAGTCAGCCTCAATCGCTCCAAAGATATCCGAGAACGACGCAAGAAGTTGAGAGACGTACGCCTACACCTGCCAGCAGGATGCCTGTCACGGAGTCCTGTGAGATGCTATTAGAAGCTTCGCGCGATATTGAAGACCGGCGTGATATGAAGCTGTACCTCGTCTCCTATGACTGCGAGAAATTCTCGGTCTTTGTATGCGGAAGCTGGAAGAGCCATGGTGTTGTCTGTgtcgagctgcagctgcacgagGCGGGCGATGATGTTACTTCGGATGTTGCTTGGCGTGGTTGCGTGGGTGGGTCCTCCTCCACTTCACTCTGCCACTTTCTTTAACACGTCGAATTCACATCATTGCGATTGGGCAAGAGCTTAATCTATACCAGCAAGTACGAGGTCAAAAAGGCCGTTCCATCAGTGAGCCGGAGCACAGGATCAGCTCGTCACCAACAATACAGAGAATACGAAGCGACATGATGAGCGTTATAGCAGTAAAGGAAAAATGGAATACGCTTGTGAAACAGGAAGACAGGCAAAAATGTCATTGCATGAGAACAACAAAGTTGAATCTACGCTAACTCCGCTAAAATGTACAACACGAAAGCCAACTGTTCGGCCTCCCTCTAATGCTTCTTGTAAGCCTTAAACTGAATATCATGCTCATAATCATTCAGATCTCTGAAATCGCCTCTCAAACTCTCAACAccatccttcttcacctcctccaaAAGTCCCTTGACCTTATCCGCGATCTTAGGTCCCTCGTAGTTGAATCTCTGATATACCACATTGCCAGTCAACGACTGACCGAACGAGTGCATCGAGTATCCAGCATCCGCGTACCTCTCCCAGCCATTAGGAGAGTAAGCCTCAACAACAActcgaagagcagagccGAGCACAGATTTCTTGTACTCTTTTGATTGCGCCTCGAAGATGCGTTGGCAAGGGAAGGAGACCACGCGGGCTTTGATCCCAGATTTGGAGAGTTCTTCACGAGCTTCGACTGCGAAGCGCATTTCGGCTCCGACACCGATGAGAGTGACGTCTgcgttctcttcttcgatgaAGACGTATGCACCCTTTGCCACACCGTCGCGGGAAGAGTGCTTTGGGTATTGTGGGATCTTTTGTCGAGAGACGGAGATGATTGATGGGGTGTTCTTCGCCTTGATGGCGACGAGAGTAGCGCCTGCGACCTCTTCGGCATCGGCCGGACGGATGTAGTAGAAGTTTGGCATGGCACGGTAGAGAGCGGCGAGCTCGATAGGTTGATGTGTTGGACCATCCTCACCAGTTCCGATGGAGTCGTGTGTAGCGATGTGGATTGTTTGGAGGCCTTGGAGAGCGGCCATGCGAAGACCTGGGGCGGCGTAAATGTAGAacatgaagaagctggaagtgATTGGGAGGATAGTGCCCTTGTTGAAGGCTGCCATACCGTTCGATGCGGAGGCCATGGCGTGCTCGCGGATACCCCAGTGGATGTAGCGACCTGAGTAGTCGCCGTTCGGGCCACTGACTGTGCGGAGGTCTGGGTGCTGGAAGTCAACCTTGCCCTTCCAGGCCATGTTGACTGATGGTGTAAGATCTGCCGTGCCAATCATGAGGTTGTTGATCTTTGAGGCAATGGGCTGGAGGCATGCACCAGCAGACTTTCGCGAAGGAGTTTCCTCCGTTGGGAAGTCTTCGAGCTTTGGCACGAGCTTCTCCCAATCATCGATCATCTCACCCTTGACGCGCTTGTCAAACTCAGCAGCGAGTTCTGGGTACTCCTTCGCGTATCCTTCTCGGAGCTCAGCCCACTTCTTCTCGAGATCCTGGCCTCGTGGCACGACCTCGCGGAAGTAGTTGTAGACCTCATCTGAGATCTGGAAGGTCTTCTCTGGGTCCAAGCCGAAAGTCTTCTTGACATGTGCAATatcctcctcgcccaaaTCAGCACCATGGGTGGATGCCTGTCCTTGAGCCTTGCTGCCAACACCAATAGTGGTGCGGACGTTGATGAACGTTGGCTTGTCCTTTGCTGCTCGTGCTTGCAAAAGCGCCTTGACGATGCCCTCCACGTCGTGGTTGCCGTCCTCGACCTCGAGGACATTCCAGCCGCAAGCCTTCATCTTCAAGTTGATATCATCAGACTGCGCGATATCGACAGTTCCATCACATGTCACCTCATTCCTATCGAAGATGACACAAAGGTTGTTCAATCTCCAGTGTCCAGCAAGCTGGATGGCCTCCATACCGACACCTTCTTGCAAGCATGCATCTCCGATTGTGCACCAGGTCATGTTGTTGACAAGCTCGTATCCGGGCCTGTTGTATTGGGCGCCAAGGTGTTTTGTGGCCATAGCAAGACCAACTGCATTGGCAATACCCTGACCCAATGGGCCAGTTGTGACTTCGACACCGTCGATTTCGATCTCAGGGTGTCCAGGTGTGATCGAGTCAAATCGAACAGAGTGATATGTGAGCAGTTGTTCCCATGTCATCTGCTTGAAGCCCACGAGATGCAGGAACGTATATTGCCATAGGCATGTGTGGCCGTTACTGAGAACAAATCGATCGCGGTTGAAGTAGTTTGGGTTGTGTGGTGAAATCTTCATGACATATTTCCAGAGTGCAACACCGATCGCTGCCATTCCCATGGCACCTCTGTTCGAATGTTAGCTTAGCCATACTGCATATCCTGTCGAGACGCTGCCTACCCAGGATGACCGCATTTGAATTGATGGCACAGATCTGCGATTAAAGCTCGAAATGTGCCAAGGACTTTCTTTGTCAACTCATTGTCTTCCATCTTGAT comes from the Cercospora beticola chromosome 4, complete sequence genome and includes:
- the VMA7 gene encoding H(+)-transporting V1 sector ATPase subunit F (BUSCO:EOG09265FI4), whose translation is MALPASAYKDREFLAVIGDEDSVTGILLAGVGHVTDPPDSQKNYLVVDSKTQDSAIEGAFEQFTKERKDIAILLINQHIADRIRPKVDAYNEAFPSLLEIPSKDHPYDPEKDSVMKRVRKLFGE